In Mesorhizobium sp., one DNA window encodes the following:
- a CDS encoding ABC transporter substrate-binding protein, whose protein sequence is MTMYKSNGDRVPDHIVKMAKSVREGGMDRREFLALASAFGASTALAYSMIGLAAPTPAVAQEPKKGGVLKVAMSIKDPKDPRTADWSEIANAQRQTLEPLVKYTRDFTFEPYLLASWDVNDDATEYVFHCRPNVAWTNGDTFNADDVIFNLTRWADKSAEGNSMPGRLGTIVDEASGKLREGAVTKVDDMTVKITLTKPDIALIPSLCDYPALVVHRSFDETGANFADKPIGTGPFELVSYDVGQKVVYKRRENGAWWGGEVMLDGVEFIDYGTDPSAMVSAFEAGEVHTNHETTADYVSILEGVGAVTSEVVTASTIVARTNVANKPYDDQKVRNALQLAVDNAVVLQLGYGNAGEPAENHHVCPIHPEYVALPKVARDIEKAKALMAEAGQADFEHELITVDEDWHKNTGDAIAAQLREAGIKVKRTVLPGSTFWNDWTKYPYSMTNWNMRPLGVQVIAIAYRTGEAWNEAAYSNPELDAAVGEALSIADAEKRKVVMEKIEKILQDSGIIIQPYWRKLYNSSVPAVKNHGMHPTFEHDFGKVWLDA, encoded by the coding sequence ATGACGATGTACAAGAGCAATGGTGACCGAGTTCCCGATCACATTGTGAAGATGGCGAAATCGGTCCGCGAAGGCGGCATGGACCGGCGCGAGTTCCTGGCGCTTGCCAGCGCGTTCGGTGCGTCCACCGCACTCGCCTATTCGATGATCGGGCTCGCGGCACCGACACCCGCAGTGGCCCAGGAGCCGAAGAAGGGCGGTGTTCTCAAGGTCGCGATGTCGATCAAGGACCCCAAGGATCCGCGCACGGCCGACTGGTCGGAAATCGCCAATGCCCAGCGCCAGACGCTCGAGCCGCTGGTGAAATACACCCGCGACTTCACCTTCGAGCCCTATCTGCTGGCCAGCTGGGACGTGAATGACGACGCGACGGAATATGTCTTCCACTGCCGTCCGAACGTCGCCTGGACGAACGGCGACACGTTCAACGCCGACGACGTGATCTTCAACCTGACCCGCTGGGCGGACAAGAGCGCCGAGGGCAACTCCATGCCCGGACGTCTCGGCACCATCGTCGACGAGGCTTCCGGCAAGCTGCGCGAGGGCGCGGTGACCAAGGTCGACGACATGACCGTCAAGATCACGCTGACCAAGCCCGACATCGCGCTGATCCCGAGCCTGTGCGACTACCCCGCACTGGTCGTCCACCGCTCCTTCGACGAAACCGGCGCGAATTTCGCGGACAAGCCGATCGGCACCGGTCCGTTCGAACTGGTCTCGTACGACGTCGGCCAGAAGGTCGTCTACAAGCGCCGCGAGAACGGCGCCTGGTGGGGCGGCGAGGTGATGCTCGACGGCGTCGAGTTCATCGATTACGGCACCGATCCGTCGGCGATGGTCTCGGCCTTTGAAGCGGGCGAAGTGCACACCAACCACGAGACGACGGCCGACTACGTGTCGATCCTGGAAGGCGTCGGCGCGGTCACGTCGGAAGTGGTGACGGCCTCGACGATCGTGGCGCGCACCAACGTCGCCAACAAGCCCTATGACGACCAGAAGGTGCGCAACGCGCTCCAGCTCGCCGTCGACAATGCGGTGGTGCTGCAGCTCGGCTACGGCAATGCCGGCGAGCCGGCGGAAAACCACCATGTCTGCCCGATCCATCCGGAATACGTGGCTTTGCCGAAGGTGGCGCGCGACATCGAGAAGGCCAAGGCGCTGATGGCGGAAGCCGGCCAGGCCGACTTCGAGCACGAGCTCATCACCGTCGACGAGGACTGGCACAAGAACACCGGCGATGCGATAGCCGCGCAGCTGCGCGAAGCCGGCATCAAGGTCAAGCGCACGGTCCTGCCGGGCTCGACCTTCTGGAACGACTGGACCAAGTATCCCTATTCGATGACGAACTGGAACATGCGTCCGCTGGGCGTGCAGGTGATCGCGATCGCCTACCGCACCGGGGAAGCCTGGAACGAAGCCGCCTATTCGAATCCCGAACTCGACGCCGCAGTCGGCGAGGCGCTGTCGATCGCCGATGCCGAGAAGCGCAAGGTGGTGATGGAGAAGATCGAGAAGATCCTCCAGGATTCGGGCATCATCATCCAGCCCTACTGGCGCAAGCTCTACAACAGCTCGGTTCCGGCCGTGAAGAACCACGGCATGCATCCGACCTTCGAGCACGACTTCGGCAAGGTCTGGCTCGACGCCTGA
- a CDS encoding ABC transporter permease, whose product MLAFIIRRLGTMVITMLCLTMVVFYMVNLEPNLRKLSISQLDMRSSDEHIEQWLVKNGFRENFFVRYGQWLGVIKRTPDVDPATGKAAPRYKACPQPNEPYYGGILQGEFGCSTKFKTTVEAKLWPALGATGVLMFWVMVTMVPISLLIGILAGMREGSRTDRSLSVASIATTATPEYVSGVIFTVIFASWLGWLNGSAASATAQGVNFYNFTLPVMTMAIYGIGYIARMTRASMVEVMTQQYIRTARLKGLSFSSVVIKHALRNALIAPFTVIMLQFPWLLTGVVIVETMFRYQGFGFTLVEAAGNNDIDLLLGCSLVSVFVVLFTQLISDIGYAYLNPRIRVQ is encoded by the coding sequence ATGCTCGCATTCATCATCAGGCGGCTTGGCACCATGGTGATCACCATGCTCTGCCTGACCATGGTCGTCTTCTACATGGTCAATCTCGAGCCGAACCTGAGGAAGCTGTCGATCAGCCAGCTCGACATGCGCTCGTCGGACGAGCACATCGAGCAGTGGCTGGTGAAGAACGGCTTCCGCGAAAACTTCTTCGTCCGCTACGGCCAGTGGCTCGGCGTGATCAAGCGCACACCCGACGTCGACCCGGCGACCGGCAAGGCGGCGCCACGCTACAAAGCCTGCCCGCAGCCCAACGAGCCCTATTACGGCGGCATCCTGCAGGGCGAATTCGGCTGTTCGACCAAGTTCAAGACCACCGTCGAGGCGAAGCTCTGGCCGGCGCTCGGCGCCACCGGCGTGCTGATGTTCTGGGTTATGGTAACCATGGTGCCGATCTCGCTGCTGATCGGCATCCTGGCGGGGATGCGCGAAGGCTCGCGCACCGACCGCAGCCTGTCCGTGGCGTCGATCGCGACGACGGCGACGCCGGAATATGTCTCCGGCGTCATCTTCACCGTCATCTTCGCCTCCTGGCTCGGCTGGCTCAACGGCTCGGCCGCGTCCGCGACGGCGCAGGGAGTCAATTTCTACAACTTCACCCTGCCGGTCATGACGATGGCGATCTACGGCATCGGCTACATCGCCCGCATGACGCGGGCCTCGATGGTCGAGGTGATGACACAGCAATATATTCGCACGGCGCGGCTGAAAGGCCTGAGCTTCTCCTCGGTCGTCATCAAGCACGCCCTGCGCAACGCGCTGATCGCACCCTTCACGGTCATCATGTTGCAGTTTCCATGGCTTCTGACCGGCGTCGTCATCGTCGAGACGATGTTCCGCTACCAGGGCTTCGGCTTTACGCTGGTGGAGGCAGCCGGCAACAACGACATCGACCTTTTGCTCGGCTGCTCGCTGGTATCGGTATTCGTCGTGCTGTTCACCCAGCTGATCTCCGATATCGGCTACGCCTATCTCAACCCGCGCATCCGCGTGCAGTGA
- a CDS encoding ABC transporter permease, translating into MQFENIGGFQVLIGVIARFWPVWLALAIVLSASFVYRKRLGLYGELFSNSVGVAGVTICLFWLFTAIFAPLIAPFDPLSQVAVMKDALPGTVVPDTSDVYYFGGDKLARDVFSRMVYGSQIVLVIAPFATLFALMVGITLGLPAGYYGGRIDSFLSFLANLVLAFPVILLFYLLVTPEIRQLSFDSWFSQMTGIGVSIPRALAAFFFLFPIVFFVVLFWTRFKNRPDRLWIQLALTILIGGWVYLGLVFSVDPFGLISIEPSTLNIFVAVVFASSPGVFRIVRGLVMDIKTRDYVAAAQTRGESPWYIMIWEILPNARGPLIVDACLRIGYTTILLGTLGYFGLGLAPESPDWGTAIKDASRLLRSFIHPALPPTIALMSFVLGLNLLADALREQSLKD; encoded by the coding sequence ATGCAGTTCGAAAACATAGGCGGGTTTCAGGTCCTCATCGGCGTGATCGCGCGTTTCTGGCCGGTCTGGCTGGCGCTGGCGATCGTGCTGAGCGCCAGTTTCGTCTACCGCAAACGGCTCGGGCTCTACGGCGAACTGTTTTCCAACTCGGTCGGCGTCGCCGGTGTAACGATCTGCCTGTTCTGGCTGTTTACGGCGATCTTCGCGCCGCTGATCGCCCCGTTCGACCCGCTCAGCCAGGTCGCGGTGATGAAGGACGCGCTGCCCGGGACGGTGGTGCCGGACACGAGCGACGTCTACTATTTCGGCGGCGACAAGCTGGCGCGGGACGTGTTCTCCCGCATGGTCTACGGCAGCCAGATCGTGCTCGTCATCGCCCCGTTCGCCACGCTGTTCGCGTTGATGGTCGGCATCACGCTCGGCCTGCCGGCCGGCTATTACGGCGGCCGCATAGATTCCTTCCTGTCGTTCCTGGCCAACCTCGTCCTGGCCTTCCCGGTGATCCTGCTGTTCTACCTGTTGGTCACGCCGGAGATCCGGCAACTTTCCTTTGACAGCTGGTTCAGTCAGATGACGGGCATAGGGGTTTCCATCCCCCGCGCGCTTGCCGCCTTCTTCTTCCTGTTCCCGATCGTCTTCTTCGTCGTGCTGTTCTGGACGCGGTTCAAGAACCGGCCTGACCGGCTGTGGATCCAACTGGCCTTGACGATCCTCATCGGCGGCTGGGTCTATCTCGGCCTTGTCTTCTCGGTCGATCCGTTCGGACTGATCTCGATCGAGCCGTCGACGCTCAACATCTTCGTCGCTGTGGTGTTCGCCTCCTCGCCCGGCGTGTTCCGAATCGTCCGCGGCCTCGTCATGGACATCAAGACGCGCGACTACGTGGCGGCGGCGCAGACGCGCGGCGAGAGCCCGTGGTACATCATGATCTGGGAGATCCTGCCCAACGCCCGCGGCCCGCTGATCGTCGATGCCTGTCTGCGTATCGGCTACACCACGATCCTGCTCGGGACGCTCGGCTATTTCGGCCTCGGGCTGGCACCGGAAAGCCCGGACTGGGGAACCGCGATCAAGGACGCCTCGCGGCTCCTGCGTTCCTTCATCCATCCCGCACTGCCGCCGACGATCGCGCTGATGAGTTTCGTGCTGGGATTGAACCTGCTGGCGGATGCGCTGCGCGAGCAGTCGCTGAAGGATTGA
- a CDS encoding ABC transporter ATP-binding protein, with product MNEAVKATTVAGAQPIIEIENLSISFFTKRGEIPAVMDFSCTVMPGEAMGIVGESGCGKSTVSLGIMRDLSNVGKIVGGRIKFQGRDMGDMSEEELRQIRGNKIAMIYQEPMASLNPAMKIGQQLMEVPIIHEKVSKEEAYERSLAMLKAVRLPDPPRMMNSYPHQLSGGQQQRIVIAMALLSKPALLLLDEPTTALDVTVEAGIVELVKGLGKEFGTSMIFVSHNLGLILETCDRITVMYSGEAVETGKIKDVFDRMRHPYTQGLFRSIPLPGADKNSRPLVAIPGQLPLPHERPKGCNFGPRCHHFVEGLCNAAEIPMIAVEGHDNHFSRCVRFNEIDWEALPPNATTAKEPVKPGAPMLKIEELKKYYKVSANEIFGGAESRTVKANETISFLARESETVAIVGESGCGKSTLAKILLGLETATEGGVTLGNRQIADTSIEKRDVETISSIQMVFQNPFDTLNPSHSVGSQIIRTLEKFGVGKTVAERRSRMLELLDLVKLPRAFETRMPRQLSGGQKQRIGVARAFAGMAKVVVADEPVSALDVSVQAAVTELLMDIQRKNKTTMLFISHDLSVVRYIADRVVVMYLGHIVEQGTTDQIFQPPYHPYTEALLSAIPIADTSVVKKHVVLEGDIPSAMNPPPGCPFQTRCNYKKLVPGDLCEREVPPMRDLGGGHQVKCHLSQEIFEGMENVISFAGEVSDGIPDDAPHGSGPGFAGKPPQRPHGKSGSAAAGVLAGEIIEDENEADARREALRDDDPPAADEANAGVLPVMPGQVGEGRQADDADVPSAFDDGTEGNRTRH from the coding sequence ATGAACGAAGCCGTCAAAGCCACGACCGTCGCCGGTGCCCAGCCGATCATCGAGATCGAGAACCTGTCGATCTCCTTCTTCACCAAGCGCGGCGAGATTCCCGCCGTGATGGACTTCTCCTGCACGGTGATGCCGGGCGAGGCGATGGGGATCGTCGGCGAGAGCGGCTGCGGCAAGTCGACCGTCTCGCTCGGCATCATGCGCGACCTGTCGAACGTCGGGAAGATCGTCGGCGGGCGGATCAAGTTCCAGGGCCGTGACATGGGCGACATGTCGGAGGAGGAACTGCGCCAGATCCGCGGCAACAAGATCGCGATGATCTACCAGGAGCCGATGGCGTCGCTGAACCCGGCGATGAAGATCGGTCAGCAATTGATGGAAGTGCCGATCATCCACGAGAAGGTGTCGAAGGAAGAGGCTTACGAGCGCTCGCTGGCGATGCTGAAGGCGGTGCGCCTGCCCGACCCGCCGCGGATGATGAATTCCTATCCGCACCAGCTCTCCGGCGGGCAGCAGCAGCGCATCGTCATCGCCATGGCGCTGCTGTCGAAGCCGGCGCTGCTGCTTCTCGACGAGCCCACGACCGCGCTCGACGTGACGGTCGAGGCCGGCATCGTCGAACTGGTGAAGGGGCTCGGCAAGGAGTTCGGCACGTCGATGATCTTCGTGTCGCACAATCTCGGGCTGATCCTCGAGACCTGCGACCGGATCACGGTGATGTATTCCGGCGAGGCGGTGGAGACCGGCAAGATCAAGGACGTGTTCGACCGGATGCGGCACCCTTATACGCAAGGGTTGTTCCGCTCGATCCCGCTGCCTGGCGCCGACAAGAATTCGCGGCCGCTGGTGGCGATCCCCGGCCAACTGCCGCTGCCGCACGAGCGGCCGAAGGGCTGCAATTTCGGGCCGCGCTGCCATCACTTCGTCGAGGGCCTGTGCAACGCCGCCGAGATTCCGATGATCGCAGTCGAGGGCCACGACAACCATTTCAGCCGCTGCGTGCGCTTCAACGAGATCGACTGGGAGGCGCTGCCGCCCAATGCGACGACGGCCAAGGAACCGGTGAAGCCGGGCGCGCCGATGCTGAAGATCGAGGAGCTGAAGAAATACTATAAGGTGTCGGCCAACGAGATCTTCGGCGGCGCTGAATCCCGCACCGTCAAGGCCAACGAGACGATCTCCTTCCTCGCGCGCGAAAGCGAGACGGTGGCGATCGTCGGCGAGTCCGGCTGCGGCAAGTCGACCCTCGCCAAGATCCTGCTCGGGCTGGAGACGGCGACCGAGGGAGGCGTGACGCTGGGCAACCGTCAGATCGCCGACACGTCGATCGAGAAGCGCGACGTCGAGACGATCTCGTCGATCCAGATGGTGTTCCAGAACCCGTTCGACACGCTGAACCCCAGCCATTCGGTCGGCTCGCAGATCATCCGCACGCTGGAGAAATTCGGCGTCGGCAAGACTGTGGCGGAGCGGCGGTCGCGGATGCTGGAGCTGCTCGACCTGGTCAAGCTACCCCGCGCGTTCGAGACGCGCATGCCGCGCCAACTCTCTGGCGGGCAGAAGCAGCGCATCGGTGTGGCGCGAGCTTTTGCCGGCATGGCCAAGGTGGTGGTGGCCGACGAGCCGGTGTCGGCGCTCGACGTGTCCGTGCAGGCCGCGGTGACCGAACTGCTGATGGACATCCAGCGCAAGAACAAGACGACGATGCTGTTCATTAGCCACGACCTGTCGGTGGTGCGCTACATCGCCGACCGGGTGGTGGTGATGTATCTCGGCCATATCGTGGAGCAGGGGACCACCGACCAGATATTCCAGCCGCCCTACCATCCCTATACGGAAGCACTGCTCTCGGCGATCCCGATCGCCGACACGAGCGTGGTGAAGAAGCACGTGGTGCTCGAAGGCGACATCCCGTCTGCGATGAACCCGCCGCCCGGCTGTCCGTTCCAGACGCGCTGCAACTACAAGAAGCTGGTGCCAGGCGACTTGTGCGAGCGCGAGGTGCCGCCGATGCGCGATCTCGGTGGCGGCCACCAGGTGAAGTGCCATCTGTCGCAGGAAATATTCGAAGGGATGGAAAACGTGATCTCGTTCGCCGGCGAGGTTTCGGACGGCATTCCGGACGATGCGCCGCACGGATCGGGGCCAGGTTTCGCGGGCAAGCCCCCGCAGCGCCCCCACGGCAAGTCTGGAAGCGCGGCGGCCGGGGTGCTCGCGGGGGAAATCATCGAGGACGAGAACGAAGCCGATGCCCGTCGCGAAGCGCTGCGGGACGACGATCCCCCCGCGGCGGACGAGGCCAATGCCGGCGTTCTGCCAGTCATGCCGGGGCAGGTGGGTGAGGGCCGTCAGGCAGACGACGCGGACGTCCCGTCGGCCTTCGACGACGGCACCGAAGGCAACCGCACGCGGCATTGA
- a CDS encoding transglycosylase SLT domain-containing protein, translating into MARRHLNKIVFVALAVGLAGCATQPRNINDVCAVLEQQDGWISNWQRSAKKAERRHGIPMAILLATIRKESGFKSNARPPRTQLLGFIPWKRQSSAYGYAQALDGTWAQYKKERGGFSSSRDDFDDAVDFVGWYHGKTAKTYGVAPNDAYSLYLAYYSGWSAFGKGTWRSNAGLQRTARETAEMAIRYEKQLESCR; encoded by the coding sequence ATGGCTCGCCGGCATTTGAATAAAATTGTCTTCGTCGCCCTCGCGGTCGGCCTCGCCGGCTGCGCCACGCAGCCGCGCAACATTAACGACGTCTGCGCGGTGCTCGAACAGCAGGACGGCTGGATCAGCAATTGGCAGCGGTCGGCGAAGAAGGCCGAGCGTCGGCACGGCATCCCGATGGCGATCCTCCTGGCCACCATCCGCAAGGAATCCGGCTTCAAATCCAATGCCCGTCCGCCGCGCACGCAGCTGCTGGGATTCATCCCCTGGAAGCGCCAGTCGAGCGCCTATGGCTATGCGCAGGCACTCGACGGAACCTGGGCGCAGTACAAGAAGGAACGCGGCGGCTTCTCCTCGAGCCGCGACGATTTCGACGACGCGGTCGACTTCGTCGGCTGGTATCATGGGAAGACGGCCAAGACCTACGGCGTCGCCCCCAACGATGCCTACAGCCTCTACCTCGCCTATTATTCCGGCTGGTCCGCCTTCGGCAAGGGTACCTGGCGCTCGAACGCGGGTCTCCAGCGCACCGCGCGCGAGACGGCCGAAATGGCGATCCGCTACGAGAAGCAGCTGGAAAGCTGCCGCTGA
- a CDS encoding NAD(P)-dependent oxidoreductase: MATGQLKDGIVAGRLAPAQYADNFSDLHPPLDHHEALVEADRCYFCYDAPCMQACPTSIDIPLFIRQISTGNPLGSAKTIFDQNILGGMCARVCPTETLCEEVCVRETAEGKPVQIGRLQRYATDVAMGQGKQFYRRAAPTGKKVAVVGAGPAGLAAAHRLAVKGHDVTIFEAKPKSGGLNEYGIAAYKSVDGFAQAEVDYVTAIGGITIEHGRALGRDVHLADLTSMYDAVFLGMGLPGVNALRAEGEDVAGVDNAVDFIANLRQAEDLASLPVGRRVVVIGGGMTAIDAAVQSKLLGAEEVTIAYRRGKEQMNASEFEQDLAASKGVIIRHWVQPKRVVAQFGKVTGIELEYTADADGKLVGTGQTIVLAADQVFKAIGQSFEAAPLNGSGATIALERGRIKVDAEGRTSNPKVWAGGDCVADAREDLTVAAVAAGRDAAESIHRVLMSVAA; this comes from the coding sequence ATGGCCACAGGCCAGTTGAAGGACGGGATAGTCGCGGGCCGGCTCGCGCCCGCCCAATACGCGGATAATTTCTCCGACCTGCATCCGCCGCTCGATCACCACGAGGCGCTGGTCGAGGCCGACCGGTGCTATTTCTGCTACGATGCGCCCTGCATGCAGGCATGTCCGACGTCGATCGACATCCCGCTGTTCATCCGACAGATCTCGACCGGCAATCCTTTGGGGTCGGCCAAGACCATCTTCGACCAGAACATCCTGGGCGGGATGTGTGCGCGCGTCTGCCCGACGGAGACGCTGTGCGAAGAAGTCTGCGTGCGCGAGACGGCCGAGGGAAAGCCGGTGCAGATCGGCCGGCTGCAGCGCTACGCGACAGACGTCGCGATGGGGCAGGGCAAGCAGTTCTACAGGCGCGCGGCGCCGACCGGCAAGAAGGTCGCGGTCGTCGGCGCGGGACCGGCGGGACTCGCGGCGGCGCACCGGCTGGCGGTGAAAGGCCACGACGTGACGATCTTCGAGGCGAAGCCGAAGTCCGGCGGCCTCAACGAATACGGCATTGCCGCCTACAAAAGCGTCGACGGCTTCGCCCAGGCGGAGGTCGACTATGTGACGGCGATCGGCGGCATCACCATCGAACACGGTCGGGCTCTCGGACGCGACGTCCATCTCGCCGATCTGACGTCGATGTACGACGCGGTCTTTCTCGGCATGGGTCTGCCCGGGGTCAACGCGCTCAGGGCCGAGGGCGAGGATGTCGCGGGCGTCGACAACGCCGTCGACTTCATCGCCAACCTGCGCCAGGCCGAGGATCTCGCCAGCCTGCCGGTCGGGCGACGCGTCGTCGTGATCGGCGGCGGCATGACCGCCATCGACGCGGCTGTGCAGTCGAAGTTGCTCGGCGCCGAGGAGGTGACCATCGCCTATCGCCGCGGCAAGGAGCAGATGAACGCCTCCGAATTCGAGCAGGATCTCGCTGCCTCCAAGGGCGTCATCATCCGGCACTGGGTACAGCCGAAGCGGGTCGTGGCCCAGTTCGGCAAGGTCACCGGCATCGAACTCGAATACACGGCCGACGCCGATGGCAAGCTGGTCGGCACGGGCCAGACGATCGTGCTCGCCGCCGACCAGGTGTTCAAGGCGATCGGGCAGAGCTTCGAGGCGGCGCCGCTGAACGGCTCCGGCGCGACGATCGCCCTGGAGAGGGGGCGCATCAAGGTCGACGCCGAGGGCCGCACGTCGAACCCGAAGGTCTGGGCCGGCGGCGACTGCGTCGCCGATGCGCGCGAGGATCTTACCGTAGCGGCGGTCGCGGCGGGCAGGGACGCGGCGGAGAGCATTCACCGGGTGCTGATGAGCGTGGCGGCCTAG
- a CDS encoding type II toxin-antitoxin system HicA family toxin, whose amino-acid sequence MSGKQAVRALLRLGFKIDRIRGSHHVLLHDGPPVRAVSVPVHGNKPLPRGTLNDIVKKSGFSVEEIISSL is encoded by the coding sequence ATGTCCGGAAAGCAGGCCGTGCGCGCATTGCTGCGGCTTGGCTTCAAGATCGACCGCATTCGCGGAAGTCACCACGTCCTGCTTCACGACGGTCCTCCAGTTCGAGCCGTCAGCGTTCCGGTTCATGGTAACAAACCCCTGCCACGCGGCACACTCAATGACATCGTCAAGAAGTCCGGGTTTTCTGTCGAGGAGATCATCTCTAGCCTCTAG
- a CDS encoding type II toxin-antitoxin system HicB family antitoxin, with product MTTERRYTIHLRPEPEGGFTVLVPAIPEVVSYGETYEEAMAMAQEAIEAVLELYREQGWEIPDDVEMRIDHLTIAA from the coding sequence ATGACGACGGAACGACGCTACACGATCCATCTTCGGCCCGAGCCGGAGGGCGGCTTCACCGTCCTCGTCCCGGCCATCCCCGAAGTCGTCTCCTATGGCGAGACGTACGAAGAGGCGATGGCGATGGCCCAGGAAGCGATCGAGGCCGTCCTCGAACTGTATCGCGAGCAGGGCTGGGAAATCCCGGACGATGTCGAGATGCGGATTGATCATCTGACCATCGCCGCCTGA
- the preA gene encoding NAD-dependent dihydropyrimidine dehydrogenase subunit PreA: MADIRNNFVGIKSPNPFWLASAPPTDKAYNVERAFKAGWGGVVWKTLGEEGPPVVNVNGPRYGAIWGADRRLLGLNNIELITDRDLQTNLREIKQVKMNWPDRAMVVSIMVPCVEEAWKAILPVVEETGADGIELNFGCPHGMSERGMGAAVGQVPEYIEMVVRWCKANTRMPVITKLTPNVTDIRKPARAALAGGTDAVSLINTINSITAVNLDTFSPEPMIDGKGTHGGYCGPAVKPIAMNMVAEIARDAETRGLPISGIGGITTWRDAAEFMALGAGNVQVCTAAMTYGFKIVQEMIAGLENWMDEKGHRSLDDIIGRATPNVTDWQFLNLNYIAKARIDQDLCIKCGRCHIACEDTSHQAITSMVDGKRHFEVMEDECVGCNLCVNVCPVEGCIDMVPLAAGVLDQRTGKTVQPIYANWTTHPNNPMAKVAAE; the protein is encoded by the coding sequence ATGGCTGACATCCGCAACAACTTCGTGGGCATCAAGTCGCCCAATCCGTTCTGGCTGGCCTCGGCGCCGCCGACTGACAAGGCCTATAATGTCGAGCGCGCCTTCAAGGCGGGCTGGGGCGGCGTCGTGTGGAAGACGCTGGGCGAGGAGGGCCCGCCGGTCGTCAACGTCAACGGCCCGCGCTACGGCGCCATCTGGGGCGCGGACCGGCGCCTGCTCGGCTTGAACAACATCGAGCTGATCACCGACCGCGACCTGCAGACCAATCTGCGCGAGATCAAGCAGGTCAAGATGAACTGGCCGGACCGCGCCATGGTCGTGTCGATCATGGTGCCCTGCGTGGAGGAAGCCTGGAAGGCAATCCTGCCCGTGGTCGAGGAGACGGGCGCCGACGGCATCGAACTGAACTTCGGCTGCCCGCACGGCATGTCGGAACGCGGCATGGGTGCTGCCGTCGGCCAGGTGCCCGAATATATCGAGATGGTGGTGCGGTGGTGCAAGGCGAACACCCGCATGCCGGTGATCACCAAGCTGACGCCGAACGTCACCGACATCCGCAAGCCCGCGCGTGCCGCGCTGGCGGGAGGCACGGACGCAGTTTCGCTGATCAACACGATCAACTCGATCACCGCCGTCAATCTCGACACGTTCTCGCCCGAGCCGATGATCGACGGCAAGGGCACGCATGGCGGCTATTGCGGGCCGGCGGTCAAGCCGATCGCAATGAACATGGTGGCCGAGATCGCGCGGGATGCCGAAACCCGCGGCCTGCCCATCTCGGGCATCGGCGGTATCACCACGTGGCGCGACGCGGCCGAGTTCATGGCGCTCGGCGCCGGCAACGTGCAGGTCTGCACCGCGGCGATGACCTACGGCTTCAAGATCGTGCAGGAGATGATCGCCGGACTCGAGAACTGGATGGACGAGAAGGGCCATCGCTCGCTCGACGACATCATCGGCCGGGCGACGCCCAACGTGACCGACTGGCAGTTCCTCAACCTCAACTACATTGCCAAGGCGCGGATCGACCAGGATCTGTGCATCAAGTGCGGCCGCTGCCACATCGCCTGCGAGGACACCTCGCACCAGGCGATCACCTCGATGGTCGACGGCAAGCGCCACTTTGAGGTGATGGAGGACGAGTGCGTCGGCTGCAATCTCTGCGTCAACGTCTGCCCGGTGGAGGGCTGCATCGACATGGTGCCGCTGGCGGCGGGCGTGCTCGACCAGCGCACCGGCAAGACCGTCCAGCCGATCTACGCCAATTGGACGACGCATCCGAACAATCCGATGGCGAAGGTGGCGGCGGAGTGA